The Candidatus Nanohalococcus occultus genome contains a region encoding:
- a CDS encoding HIT family protein, whose translation MPQQGGQCPFCQLIQNPDQLMLVGESENFYAWLEVNPRAKGHSMIVPKEHKENVLEFSSKEWTEAFNLTREVVEKAKKGIGADGASITVNIEEAGGQMLPHAYIQVFPRFQGEETAGTPTGAIFPQRDELQQQLDSIASDMNSASVDIGGGEEIEAHPESQRFKDPEPEPEPDDSEDEEQEAEEPETEQKVVEKEIEVKDAGELSEDELVQELINRHGSREGFVSSETFEQIISGTGFSLKKSSNYEKKSFDWI comes from the coding sequence ATGCCGCAGCAAGGAGGACAGTGTCCGTTCTGCCAGCTCATCCAGAACCCGGATCAGCTGATGCTAGTCGGAGAGTCCGAAAACTTCTACGCATGGCTCGAAGTAAATCCGCGGGCCAAAGGTCACTCGATGATCGTACCTAAAGAACACAAGGAAAACGTATTAGAGTTTTCAAGCAAGGAGTGGACGGAAGCGTTCAATTTAACACGTGAGGTCGTAGAAAAAGCCAAGAAAGGCATAGGAGCTGACGGCGCATCGATAACAGTTAACATAGAGGAAGCAGGCGGCCAGATGCTGCCTCACGCATACATACAGGTATTCCCTCGTTTCCAGGGAGAGGAAACAGCAGGTACTCCGACGGGCGCGATCTTCCCGCAGCGTGATGAGCTTCAACAGCAGCTTGACTCGATCGCAAGCGACATGAACTCCGCATCGGTCGATATCGGCGGTGGAGAGGAGATCGAAGCCCATCCGGAAAGCCAGAGGTTCAAGGATCCGGAACCCGAGCCAGAACCGGATGACTCAGAGGACGAAGAACAGGAGGCTGAAGAGCCGGAGACTGAGCAGAAGGTTGTCGAAAAAGAAATCGAGGTTAAAGATGCCGGAGAGCTTTCGGAAGACGAGCTTGTCCAAGAATTAATCAACCGGCATGGCTCACGTGAAGGTTTTGTCAGCTCGGAGACTTTCGAGCAGATCATATCGGGGACAGGTTTCAGTCTGAAGAAGTCCTCGAACTACGAGAAAAAGAGCTTTGACTGGATCTGA
- a CDS encoding HAD family hydrolase gives MKYESVVFDMDGVILNYEGDNMSWQYDAARRVLERNGVDASGLSRKKLKEFLGVEGVKKCVDACNDFGVDAETIWTGMAEETSKERAKRIKTEEFVLFDDVREVIENLHEQEVKLGIISNAPEMAIKETIEYFDLKKYFDFYRGIEDFEDLSDKKPHPDHLNFARAELKRDPFLYIGDHESDVEAAIAAEMDSYWVNRHDWSIEAEPTYERQTLKDVPGIVLSE, from the coding sequence ATGAAGTACGAATCGGTTGTTTTTGACATGGACGGAGTGATCCTCAACTACGAGGGCGATAATATGAGCTGGCAGTATGATGCTGCTCGCAGAGTTTTGGAGAGAAACGGCGTGGATGCCAGCGGGCTTTCCCGTAAGAAGTTAAAGGAGTTTCTGGGAGTTGAAGGCGTGAAAAAATGTGTTGATGCCTGTAACGATTTCGGTGTGGACGCTGAAACTATCTGGACCGGTATGGCCGAGGAAACCTCAAAAGAACGTGCTAAAAGAATTAAAACCGAAGAGTTCGTGCTTTTCGATGATGTCCGAGAGGTTATAGAAAATCTCCATGAACAGGAGGTCAAGCTAGGGATTATCAGTAACGCCCCTGAGATGGCTATCAAGGAGACCATTGAGTACTTCGATCTGAAAAAATACTTTGATTTCTACCGTGGGATCGAGGACTTCGAGGATCTTTCGGACAAGAAACCTCATCCGGATCACTTGAACTTTGCGAGGGCCGAGTTAAAACGGGATCCGTTCCTGTACATTGGCGATCATGAATCCGATGTTGAGGCAGCTATTGCCGCGGAGATGGATAGTTACTGGGTGAACCGGCACGACTGGAGTATCGAGGCTGAGCCGACCTACGAGCGACAGACGTTAAAAGATGTTCCTGGAATTGTACTTTCGGAATGA
- a CDS encoding DHH family phosphoesterase, with translation MESESLEPAVEYLKNIDEDDQVAIIHHWDMDGTSSSVIISKILEKLRGCPADEVTIPAKRAYHLSDEDRQMLEDKTKILILDFNLAADELEDLNENYGDVLVVDHHNFDRVPDVPFVNPREADADAYVPCSKICLDIASNFGLEDDLRWIAGLGVIQDFGVSSCKDLFEDLEEDYEAYLPETLEQQELAKNCEYGRYSSVLNIKPYRDSAHFAKLAYQALMSSNDLKELEAQEAYRKIYEVYLEMQDEFNIAVEDYDEDREIDRQKMVIFFELESDFHITSSIATNMSAKTPEWIHLVVQRGEEINVSARCQSGRVDLGELMQEALPEESLEDGAEAGGHRKAAGASMQPEYYEEFKDNFKHLI, from the coding sequence ATGGAATCCGAAAGCTTAGAACCAGCAGTAGAGTACTTGAAAAACATAGATGAAGACGATCAAGTGGCGATAATCCATCACTGGGACATGGATGGAACCTCTTCCTCGGTTATCATCTCGAAGATTCTCGAGAAACTGAGAGGCTGTCCCGCCGATGAAGTCACAATCCCGGCGAAAAGAGCCTACCATTTAAGCGATGAAGACCGCCAGATGCTCGAGGACAAGACAAAGATACTAATCTTAGATTTCAACCTCGCAGCAGACGAACTGGAAGATCTTAACGAAAACTACGGGGACGTATTGGTTGTAGACCACCACAACTTCGATAGAGTGCCTGACGTACCGTTCGTTAACCCGAGAGAAGCCGATGCCGATGCCTACGTGCCTTGTAGTAAGATTTGTCTGGATATCGCCTCGAACTTCGGCCTGGAAGATGATCTGCGATGGATCGCAGGCCTTGGGGTCATACAGGACTTCGGAGTCAGCTCATGTAAAGACCTTTTCGAAGACCTCGAAGAGGACTACGAGGCATACCTTCCTGAGACCCTTGAACAGCAGGAGTTGGCTAAAAACTGTGAGTACGGCCGTTACTCAAGTGTTTTGAACATCAAGCCGTACAGGGACTCGGCGCACTTCGCAAAGCTTGCCTACCAGGCATTGATGAGTTCAAACGATCTCAAGGAGCTTGAAGCACAGGAAGCATACAGGAAAATTTATGAGGTCTACCTGGAGATGCAAGACGAGTTCAACATCGCTGTAGAGGACTACGATGAGGACCGTGAGATCGATCGCCAGAAAATGGTGATCTTCTTCGAGCTTGAAAGCGACTTCCATATCACTTCAAGCATTGCGACCAACATGTCCGCGAAGACACCTGAATGGATCCATCTAGTTGTTCAACGCGGCGAGGAAATCAATGTATCGGCTCGATGCCAGTCAGGACGCGTAGATCTCGGCGAACTGATGCAGGAAGCTCTTCCCGAGGAATCATTGGAGGATGGAGCAGAAGCCGGCGGTCATCGGAAAGCAGCAGGAGCCTCAATGCAGCCAGAGTACTACGAGGAGTTCAAGGACAACTTCAAGCACCTGATCTAA
- a CDS encoding TRAM domain-containing protein, with product MTDDFEDDFEQDFEDDFEDETQDEVEFDEEDGFEEEDGFDDEPQQESDDFEDNSDDSGDDNDYDKPVEEGETVELEIEDLGSKGDGIARVEGFVVFVPGGEVGEKYDVEITSVGRKFAFGEIEE from the coding sequence ATGACAGATGATTTTGAAGACGATTTTGAACAGGATTTCGAAGATGACTTCGAAGACGAAACCCAAGATGAAGTAGAGTTCGACGAAGAAGACGGATTCGAGGAAGAAGATGGCTTCGACGACGAGCCACAGCAAGAATCCGACGATTTCGAAGACAACTCCGATGATTCAGGCGACGACAACGATTACGATAAGCCTGTAGAAGAAGGAGAGACAGTCGAACTAGAGATCGAAGACCTAGGATCCAAGGGCGATGGTATTGCTCGCGTTGAAGGATTCGTAGTCTTCGTACCTGGCGGAGAAGTCGGCGAAAAGTACGACGTCGAGATTACATCCGTTGGACGGAAGTTCGCCTTCGGAGAGATCGAGGAGTAA
- the ileS gene encoding isoleucine--tRNA ligase, producing the protein MTEYNPQQLEENVKQFWEENDVKQKVRNSTEGNDPFYLVDGPPYLNGAPHVGHMQGKVLKDVMLRFKQMQGFDVWDQAGFDTHGLPNELATEEELGVEDKNEIGKSISAAEFIEKCKERATSAQDLWKGVMGDLAIWQDFEDPYMTYDPEYIESEWWLVSQVEEQDLLYKDLKPIHWCPRCQTSLSGYEVTDAYKDVEDLAVYVKFPLAGREEKVVIWTTTPWTIPANMAVFVHPNIRYARVELNGEKLIIAEELVGEVLGKAGYSAEDYEILDTMVGSDLESMKYEHPMVEEAPKQKELDEENNVHRIHTSDSLVTLEDGTGLVHAATGHGQEDFEETRHLDIPIFSPVDREGKYTEEVEAYEGEYVHDVNEKIRDRLDEKGLLLNSEGFQHEYPHCWRCKTKLVYRAAEQWFIENNEVKERMLEENKDVDWIPDEIKKRFSNFVEDSPDWCISRQNYWGVPVPIWECSECGDYEVIGSFEQLEEKAGGLPEDFDPHKHHVDPITWSCECGGEKQRVEDILDVWFDSGSAPFASLHYPFDEEPFESMFPMDFITEASDQIRGWFYSLMFCGILGFDEVPYEKVLFQAHVLDEKGKKMSKSVGNVVDPVEQIEEYGADLPRFYSMRVAPAWEQTKYDETEIRQEIYRLFSVYWNTVNFLTGHGLEVNEEPESLEIEDRWMLSRIESITEEAQERMENCVFHKQARELEEFVLDDLSRWYVKKVRQRVKNGDRAASWTLRQVLEKVNKLFAPLTPFISEKVYQELEGEKLSVHMESFPEADQELIDESLEVGMDLAREVVEESNKIRDKNEYNLRWPAKKLTVSTGKREDLERFVPLIKEMANVKAVEFGDVESRITASPDYSSLGPKFGGDADKVAGLIEDMENEQVNQLNSTGTIILDDYEISEEDVEFESHTVGDVNQRSFSAGEVFLDLEVTPEIEQEAFVSEVIRAIQQKRKEAGLEMEDAVEISFEGDYEPVKEHEDSLKERVKIESVEYGSADKEFQQEVNFEDERLSEPRTLKFSFSKPVA; encoded by the coding sequence ATGACTGAATACAATCCTCAACAGCTGGAAGAAAACGTCAAACAGTTCTGGGAAGAAAACGACGTAAAACAGAAAGTAAGAAACTCGACGGAAGGAAACGATCCTTTCTACCTTGTCGATGGCCCTCCATACCTGAACGGTGCGCCCCACGTTGGCCACATGCAGGGAAAGGTTCTGAAAGACGTTATGCTGCGTTTCAAGCAGATGCAGGGCTTTGACGTCTGGGATCAGGCAGGTTTCGATACCCATGGACTTCCCAACGAGCTTGCTACCGAGGAAGAACTCGGTGTTGAGGACAAAAACGAGATAGGGAAAAGCATTTCCGCAGCCGAATTTATCGAAAAATGTAAGGAACGGGCTACATCCGCACAAGACTTGTGGAAAGGGGTTATGGGGGATCTTGCGATCTGGCAGGACTTCGAGGATCCGTACATGACTTACGATCCGGAGTATATCGAAAGCGAGTGGTGGCTTGTCTCACAGGTCGAAGAACAAGACTTGCTTTACAAGGATCTGAAGCCTATTCACTGGTGTCCGAGATGTCAGACATCGCTTTCAGGGTACGAGGTCACCGACGCATACAAGGACGTCGAGGACTTAGCGGTTTACGTCAAGTTCCCGCTGGCCGGACGAGAGGAGAAAGTGGTTATCTGGACGACAACGCCTTGGACGATCCCGGCGAACATGGCTGTGTTCGTACATCCAAACATTAGATACGCGCGGGTTGAGCTAAACGGAGAGAAACTAATAATCGCAGAAGAGCTTGTCGGTGAGGTTCTCGGCAAGGCAGGTTACAGCGCTGAAGACTACGAGATACTTGATACGATGGTCGGAAGCGACCTCGAATCCATGAAGTACGAGCATCCGATGGTCGAGGAAGCACCGAAACAGAAAGAACTGGACGAAGAGAACAACGTACACCGGATCCATACCTCGGATTCGCTTGTAACCTTGGAAGACGGTACGGGACTGGTTCATGCCGCAACAGGACATGGACAGGAAGATTTCGAGGAAACCCGGCACCTGGATATACCGATCTTCTCACCGGTTGATAGGGAAGGAAAGTACACCGAAGAAGTTGAGGCGTACGAAGGAGAGTACGTACACGATGTAAATGAAAAGATAAGAGACAGACTGGATGAGAAAGGTCTTTTGCTCAACAGCGAGGGCTTCCAGCACGAGTACCCTCACTGCTGGCGTTGTAAAACTAAACTGGTCTACCGTGCGGCCGAACAGTGGTTTATCGAAAACAACGAAGTTAAAGAACGGATGCTGGAGGAAAACAAAGACGTTGACTGGATACCGGATGAAATCAAAAAACGGTTCTCGAACTTCGTCGAGGACTCACCGGACTGGTGTATCTCCAGACAGAATTACTGGGGTGTCCCGGTACCTATCTGGGAATGTAGCGAATGTGGAGATTACGAGGTAATCGGTTCCTTCGAACAACTGGAGGAGAAAGCTGGAGGACTACCGGAGGACTTCGATCCTCACAAACACCACGTCGATCCGATAACCTGGAGCTGTGAGTGCGGCGGAGAAAAACAGAGAGTCGAAGACATTCTCGATGTATGGTTTGATTCAGGTTCCGCGCCTTTCGCATCACTACATTATCCTTTCGACGAGGAGCCTTTCGAGTCGATGTTCCCGATGGATTTCATCACAGAGGCATCGGATCAGATCCGTGGATGGTTCTACTCTCTGATGTTCTGTGGAATCCTCGGATTTGATGAGGTGCCTTACGAGAAAGTTCTTTTCCAGGCACACGTCCTGGATGAGAAAGGAAAGAAGATGAGTAAATCCGTAGGAAACGTCGTCGATCCCGTAGAACAGATCGAAGAGTACGGAGCGGACCTACCACGGTTCTACTCGATGAGGGTCGCACCGGCATGGGAGCAGACAAAGTACGATGAAACCGAGATAAGACAGGAGATCTACCGGTTGTTCAGCGTCTACTGGAACACGGTAAACTTCCTGACAGGACACGGACTCGAGGTAAACGAAGAGCCGGAAAGCCTCGAAATCGAGGATAGATGGATGCTTTCCCGAATCGAAAGTATAACAGAAGAAGCACAGGAACGAATGGAAAACTGTGTTTTCCACAAGCAGGCCAGAGAACTCGAAGAGTTCGTCTTGGATGATCTATCCCGCTGGTACGTAAAGAAGGTCCGTCAACGCGTCAAAAACGGAGACCGAGCGGCTTCATGGACCTTGAGACAGGTACTTGAGAAGGTTAACAAACTGTTCGCGCCTTTGACGCCGTTCATCTCCGAGAAAGTCTACCAGGAACTAGAAGGTGAGAAATTATCGGTTCACATGGAAAGCTTCCCGGAAGCCGACCAAGAGCTGATAGATGAATCGCTTGAGGTTGGAATGGATCTGGCCCGTGAAGTTGTAGAGGAATCGAACAAGATCAGGGACAAAAACGAGTACAACCTTCGATGGCCGGCCAAGAAACTCACGGTCTCGACAGGTAAAAGAGAGGATTTAGAGCGGTTCGTTCCGCTGATCAAGGAGATGGCGAATGTCAAAGCCGTGGAGTTCGGAGACGTAGAATCACGAATAACGGCTTCTCCTGATTACTCGTCTCTCGGACCGAAGTTCGGTGGAGATGCCGATAAGGTCGCAGGGCTGATCGAGGACATGGAAAACGAACAGGTAAACCAGTTGAACTCGACAGGAACTATTATCTTGGACGATTACGAGATATCCGAAGAAGACGTAGAGTTCGAGAGCCATACCGTCGGCGATGTCAATCAAAGGTCTTTTTCGGCAGGAGAAGTATTCCTGGATCTCGAGGTAACACCGGAGATCGAACAGGAAGCGTTTGTATCGGAGGTAATCCGTGCTATCCAGCAGAAAAGAAAGGAGGCTGGACTCGAGATGGAGGATGCCGTTGAAATCTCGTTCGAAGGCGACTACGAGCCTGTCAAGGAACACGAGGATTCGCTGAAGGAAAGAGTCAAGATCGAGTCCGTAGAGTACGGATCAGCCGACAAGGAATTCCAACAAGAGGTAAACTTCGAGGATGAAAGACTTTCCGAGCCGAGAACCCTAAAGTTCTCGTTCTCAAAACCAGTGGCTTAA
- a CDS encoding DUF1405 domain-containing protein has translation MKAPSELFFKLREYVLTTRLWILLVAVNLVGTAYGFYFYGDQLRETSVLLWIFVADSPLSTLGIAAAVTLRKIGRQNKYVDAYAFLANLKYGLWTAIVLLIYFRGFTSINSTGMYLFLFFSHLGMAVQAFLIEDIDLKALAGVGGFFIVNDFFDYVFGVHPFIPSDNIVYAGLTAVSLTLIGLLVAWKNKDGK, from the coding sequence TTGAAGGCTCCATCTGAACTGTTTTTCAAACTCAGAGAATACGTTCTAACTACTCGACTCTGGATTTTACTCGTAGCAGTTAATCTTGTTGGCACGGCTTACGGCTTCTATTTTTACGGCGATCAGCTCCGAGAAACATCCGTTCTGCTCTGGATTTTTGTAGCGGACTCGCCGCTTTCAACCCTTGGAATCGCAGCCGCAGTAACCCTGCGTAAAATCGGGAGGCAAAACAAGTACGTCGATGCTTATGCCTTTCTAGCGAATCTAAAATACGGCTTGTGGACTGCCATAGTTCTTTTGATCTACTTCCGGGGCTTTACCTCGATTAACTCGACGGGAATGTATCTGTTTCTCTTTTTCTCCCATCTTGGGATGGCTGTACAGGCGTTTTTGATCGAAGACATCGATCTAAAGGCTTTGGCTGGCGTCGGAGGGTTTTTCATCGTCAACGATTTCTTTGATTATGTCTTTGGCGTTCATCCGTTCATTCCGTCGGACAATATAGTTTATGCGGGACTAACAGCAGTTTCCTTGACGTTAATCGGTCTTCTAGTTGCTTGGAAGAATAAAGACGGAAAATAA
- the cas2 gene encoding CRISPR-associated endonuclease Cas2: protein MRYIIIYDISDDKSRKETRKALKSYGAWKQYSAFEVDLSKTQYTELKHKLKEIISSEEHIRIYPLTPTNVDNIEEIGKTTDDEQSTVV, encoded by the coding sequence ATGAGATACATCATAATCTACGACATCAGCGACGACAAATCCCGCAAAGAAACCCGTAAAGCACTGAAAAGCTACGGTGCCTGGAAACAGTACTCCGCCTTCGAAGTCGACCTATCTAAAACACAGTACACCGAACTCAAACACAAGCTGAAAGAAATAATCTCCAGCGAAGAACATATCCGAATATATCCACTCACACCTACCAACGTCGACAACATCGAAGAAATTGGCAAGACCACAGACGACGAACAATCAACAGTAGTTTAA